The following proteins come from a genomic window of Anguilla rostrata isolate EN2019 chromosome 17, ASM1855537v3, whole genome shotgun sequence:
- the LOC135243374 gene encoding cytohesin-1-like, giving the protein MGTVSELCVSSFQAFLCPSVPDTAPVPNDLTPEEQQELENIRRRKLELLEDIQRLKDEIAEVTNEIENLGSTEERKNMQRNKQVAMGRKKFNMDPKKGIQFLIENDLLKNTCEDIAQFLYKGEGLNKTAIGDYLGERDDFNIQVLHAFVELHEFTDLNLVQALRQFLWSFRLPGEAQKIDRMMEAFAQRYCQCNAGVFQSTGVCVCVCVCVCACADSFLNPHMAHCADLHRFHTCADLSSSLLLQNLYDSIKNEPFKIPEDDGNDLTHTFFNPDREGWLLKLGGRVKTWKRRWFILTDNCLYYFEYTTDKEPRGIIPLENLSIREVEDKKPNCFELFIPDNKDQVIKACKTEADGRVVEGNHTFYRISAPTTEEKDEWINSIKAAISRDPFYEMLAARKKKVSSMKRH; this is encoded by the exons TGCCCAACGACCTCACTcctgaggagcagcaggagctggagaacaTCCGGCGCCGCAAGCTGGAGCTACTGGAGGACATTCAG CGCCTGAAGGATGAGATAGCAGAGGTGACCAATGAAATTGAAAACCTGGGCTCCACAGAggagag GAAAAACATGCAGAGGAATAAACAGGTGGCTATGGGCCGTAAGAAATTCAACATGGACCCCAAAAAG GGGATCCAGTTTCTGATTGAGAATGACCTGCTGAAGAACACCTGTGAGGACATCGCCCAGTTCCTCtacaagggggaggggcttaacaAGACCGCCATCGGGGACTATCTGGGGGAGAG AGACGATTTCAACATCCAGGTCCTGCATGCCTTTGTGGAGCTGCACGAGTTCACTGACCTGAATCTGGTGCAGGCCCTCAG GCAGTTCCTGTGGAGCTTCCGCTTGCCAGGGGAGGCGCAGAAGATCGACCGCATGATGGAGGCCTTCGCCCAGCGCTACTGCCAGTGCAACGCTGGAGTCTTTCAgtccacaggtgtgtgtgtgtgtgtgtgtgtgtgtgtgtgtgcgtgtgc CGATTCATTCCTGAACCCACACATGGC TCACTGTGCCGATCTCCATAGGTTTCACACTTGTGCtgatctctcctcctctctcctcctgcagaaCCTGTACGACAGCATCAAGAATGAACCATTCAAGATCCCAGAGGATGATGGGAACGACCTGACGCACACGTTCTTCAACCCCGACCGCGAGGGCTGGCTGCTCAAATTGG GGGGACGGGTAAAAACCTGGAAGAGAAGATGGTTCATCCTGACGGACAACTGCCTGTACTACTTTGAGTACACTACT gatAAGGAACCCAGAGGGATCATTCCCCTGGAGAACCTCAGTATCCGTGAGGTGGAGGACAAGAAACCA AACTGCTTTGAGCTCTTCATCCCCGACAACAAGGACCAGGTGATCAAAGCCTGCAAGACGGAGGCGGACGGCCGGGTGGTGGAGGGCAACCACACCTTCTACCGCATCTCCGCCCCCACCACCGAGGAGAAGGACGAGTGGATCAACAGCATCAA GGCCGCCATCAGCAGAGACCCCTTCTACGAGATGCTGGCAGCCCGGAAGAAGAAGGTGTCCTCCATGAAGAGGCACTAG